In Amycolatopsis sp. EV170708-02-1, the following are encoded in one genomic region:
- a CDS encoding LamG domain-containing protein yields MTRGFRLRALPMVFLMLAGVVVVTASSPKSSLPTPVVPVAEAPDAASAFAAARLQGTPVGVADQTAEAKKVLANPDGTLTAQLSPQPVRVRKGDGWVPIDTALTPVPGGAIRAKAAVADVVFSAGGEGPLVQFSREGKRLALRWPGSLPKPELDGNTARYREVLPGVDLEMQAEAEGYNQRFVVKTREAGRNPELSSIKLALETEGVQLTSDGAGRVQAVDGDGRKVFVAPAATMWDARGRESTSTPVEVKVDRSAMTLTPNAAMLADPGTRYPVVVDPDMRSPGQSMWAKVFRGHPNQSYINGAVDGDAWAKVGKCTFAECNTIDLARTYFQFDTSFLVGKEVSSVKFNTVMVHRPSCSFKNHKLFVAQSNISSNLTWNNQPGGRDIGTTLVPANDNSPCEGYKAITFGVGGYYNPSGPTTYYMQAESETDSDAWRRYSVPDTKLEIRYNTKPNPPYDMKTDPPLPAPCRWCDGVPYVGGKSIRLLSRLSDPDANDQLRPVWNIYGGAPDQRAPVIYQASGAYHSTDVDLTTRNGQRVTWTVWGHDSADGGDFRNGPGPFIVDRTGIGIKPTVTAPLYKADNAWHGGVGVPDVFEFDASDPTTTVADVDHYLYGWTDPPTTKVDAVALGGKAYVKLTPPGDGPRDLFVQSVDRAGNPSPTQVHHFYVRAGNGPLAQWSLEGNTKDTATLGFRDATLHGGPVYVPGSTGSGLKLDGVDDYVTAPVSASTYPSFSFSGWVNLAEKKPGWSTLLSQNASTTAMVKLGHTGTATDRWALEFRPGNDPASTPTTVSSISAAQTNTWTHLAGVYDSGAQQIRLYVNGDLQGSAPWTNPWPATHEFAVGRAIVSSAGADYLAGAVDEIRTYDRVLTDAEVKSAVTRDNVTAGYWNLDDADGTTARNAASGGEMAVLQPGARFAPQGAVNGAATFDGVKGFAATSGPVVRTDQNFAITAWVRPDKLGDMTAVSQDGMAVSGFYLKQNNGSWVFGMNPGDATGGTAAEARSGANTVQTEPWTHLAGVYNATAKTLTLVVNGKQVASVPAPATPWHAAGPFAIGRGKYGTPLGYWSGGIDEVRAYSRTLDVAEIQGIVAQNNVTAATWKLDGDAQDTSGMAKHGTAKNGAQWVAGQTSYPDQTDLAVNLDGVDDHVSAPAPIDSSMSFSVAAWVKLTTKTPGWGAVVSQSGQNVSAFNIGYTGTADDRWAFAMHGPDNTAPTAVARARSAQPVQTGVWTHLAANYDSNTGEMQLYVNGTLSGTASFTARWNATTEFDIGRGKWAGNWLDHFGGTVDDVKVYSRTLFTDEIRTMSGQDLTLVHNWQLDESSGTKVADSTGARTGTLEPGTQFAPGRVGNAVQFDGKTGAIGTTGVDLRTDESFSASAWVYMDRKSDIVSKLTALSIDGERTSKFRLGHVADEMNATCFDEVFDNPNACGRWVFEMAETDTDTTIARAAVSAFPAEINSWVHLAGTYDRQTKKIWLYVNGKRVGDGTLNGRWQASGAAQIGRGLTADKPSQFWTGKVDDARLYTTALDKERVSSLYKSYPAADGGTATLPVADAGHWRFDENAGQVAMDASGRGSTVALKNGAGWGGGLNTPGLRLDGATGYAQTTGPVLDTAKSFSAAAWVQLTKTDGGFYSVFGQDGARVSAFQVQYDGGAKKWRVVVPSEDKDNPRVSRCGPARLRRRISGRTWPWCMTLSSGS; encoded by the coding sequence GTGACGCGTGGTTTCAGGCTGCGCGCGTTACCCATGGTGTTCCTGATGCTCGCCGGCGTCGTCGTGGTGACGGCGAGTTCGCCGAAGAGTTCGCTGCCGACTCCGGTCGTTCCTGTCGCGGAGGCGCCGGATGCCGCCAGCGCGTTCGCGGCGGCCCGGTTGCAGGGCACACCGGTCGGGGTGGCGGACCAGACCGCTGAGGCGAAGAAGGTGCTGGCGAACCCTGACGGGACGTTGACCGCGCAGTTGTCGCCGCAGCCTGTACGGGTCCGCAAGGGCGACGGTTGGGTGCCCATCGACACGGCGCTGACGCCCGTGCCGGGCGGCGCGATCAGGGCGAAAGCGGCTGTGGCGGATGTGGTGTTCTCCGCCGGTGGCGAGGGACCGCTGGTTCAGTTCTCACGTGAGGGCAAGCGTCTCGCGTTGCGGTGGCCTGGCAGTTTGCCGAAGCCAGAGCTTGACGGAAACACGGCCCGGTACCGGGAGGTGTTGCCCGGGGTTGACCTGGAAATGCAGGCAGAGGCGGAAGGCTATAACCAGCGTTTCGTGGTCAAGACGCGGGAGGCGGGACGCAACCCAGAGCTCTCGTCCATCAAGCTCGCGCTCGAGACAGAGGGCGTGCAGCTCACGTCGGATGGAGCCGGCCGGGTTCAGGCTGTCGATGGCGATGGGCGGAAGGTTTTCGTCGCGCCGGCGGCCACGATGTGGGACGCCAGGGGGCGCGAGAGCACGAGCACGCCGGTCGAGGTCAAGGTCGACCGGTCCGCGATGACGTTGACGCCGAATGCAGCGATGCTGGCGGATCCTGGTACGCGGTACCCGGTGGTGGTCGACCCGGATATGCGGTCGCCGGGGCAGAGCATGTGGGCGAAGGTTTTCCGTGGTCACCCGAATCAGTCGTATATCAACGGCGCAGTGGATGGGGACGCGTGGGCGAAAGTCGGAAAATGTACTTTCGCGGAATGCAACACCATTGACCTGGCGCGCACGTACTTCCAGTTCGACACGTCTTTCCTTGTCGGGAAAGAGGTGTCGTCGGTGAAGTTCAACACGGTCATGGTGCACCGGCCGAGTTGTAGCTTCAAGAATCACAAGCTCTTCGTTGCGCAGAGTAATATATCGTCGAATCTGACCTGGAATAACCAGCCCGGCGGGCGGGATATCGGCACGACCTTGGTGCCGGCGAACGACAACTCGCCTTGTGAGGGTTACAAGGCGATCACATTCGGAGTCGGCGGCTACTACAATCCCAGCGGGCCCACCACCTATTACATGCAGGCGGAGTCGGAAACGGACTCCGATGCCTGGCGCAGGTATTCCGTGCCCGACACGAAACTGGAGATCCGCTACAACACGAAGCCGAACCCGCCGTATGACATGAAGACCGATCCGCCGCTGCCCGCGCCGTGCCGATGGTGTGACGGTGTGCCGTATGTCGGGGGCAAGTCGATCAGGCTGTTGAGCAGGTTGTCCGATCCGGATGCCAATGATCAGCTCCGCCCGGTCTGGAACATTTATGGTGGCGCTCCGGACCAGCGCGCTCCGGTGATTTATCAAGCGTCGGGTGCCTACCACAGCACCGATGTCGATCTGACGACGCGTAACGGGCAGCGTGTCACGTGGACGGTGTGGGGGCACGATTCCGCGGACGGTGGTGACTTCCGGAATGGGCCGGGCCCGTTCATCGTCGACAGGACGGGTATCGGTATCAAGCCGACTGTGACTGCGCCGCTCTACAAGGCGGATAACGCTTGGCACGGTGGTGTCGGCGTGCCGGACGTGTTCGAGTTCGACGCCAGCGATCCGACCACCACGGTCGCGGACGTCGATCACTACCTTTATGGCTGGACGGATCCGCCCACGACGAAGGTCGATGCGGTCGCCCTGGGTGGTAAGGCGTATGTGAAGTTGACCCCGCCTGGTGACGGGCCGCGGGATCTGTTCGTGCAGAGTGTCGACCGTGCCGGGAATCCCAGCCCGACGCAGGTGCACCATTTCTATGTGCGGGCGGGTAACGGCCCGTTGGCGCAATGGTCCCTGGAAGGCAACACGAAGGACACCGCGACGCTTGGCTTCCGGGACGCGACGTTGCACGGCGGCCCCGTCTACGTTCCGGGGAGTACTGGTTCGGGTCTCAAGCTGGATGGTGTCGACGATTACGTGACGGCGCCGGTCTCGGCGAGCACGTACCCGAGTTTCTCCTTTTCGGGTTGGGTCAATCTCGCGGAGAAGAAGCCAGGCTGGTCTACGTTGCTGAGTCAGAACGCGTCGACGACGGCGATGGTGAAGCTCGGGCACACCGGCACCGCGACCGATCGCTGGGCGTTGGAGTTCCGGCCCGGGAACGACCCTGCGTCGACTCCGACCACGGTGTCCTCGATCAGTGCTGCGCAGACGAACACGTGGACTCATCTCGCCGGTGTCTACGACTCCGGAGCCCAGCAGATCCGGTTGTATGTCAACGGCGATCTCCAGGGCAGTGCGCCGTGGACGAACCCCTGGCCGGCGACTCACGAGTTCGCGGTCGGGCGGGCGATCGTCAGCAGTGCCGGGGCGGACTATCTGGCCGGCGCGGTGGACGAGATCCGCACGTATGACCGGGTGCTGACCGATGCGGAAGTGAAGTCCGCGGTTACGCGGGACAACGTCACCGCGGGCTACTGGAACCTCGACGACGCGGACGGAACGACCGCGCGCAACGCCGCCTCGGGCGGTGAGATGGCCGTCCTGCAGCCCGGTGCCAGGTTCGCTCCCCAGGGAGCGGTCAACGGCGCGGCCACCTTCGACGGAGTCAAGGGCTTCGCGGCCACGTCCGGGCCGGTGGTGCGGACCGATCAGAACTTTGCGATCACCGCGTGGGTGAGGCCAGACAAACTCGGGGACATGACCGCCGTCTCCCAGGACGGCATGGCGGTGAGTGGCTTCTACCTGAAACAGAACAACGGCTCCTGGGTCTTCGGGATGAATCCCGGTGACGCCACCGGTGGCACGGCGGCAGAGGCCAGGTCCGGGGCGAACACGGTGCAGACCGAGCCGTGGACGCACCTGGCCGGTGTGTACAACGCGACCGCCAAGACACTCACCCTTGTGGTCAACGGGAAGCAGGTCGCGAGCGTCCCGGCTCCGGCGACACCGTGGCACGCCGCTGGTCCCTTCGCGATCGGGCGCGGGAAGTACGGAACCCCGCTCGGGTACTGGTCCGGTGGCATCGACGAGGTCCGGGCCTACAGCCGCACGCTCGACGTCGCGGAGATCCAGGGCATCGTCGCCCAGAACAACGTCACCGCCGCCACCTGGAAACTCGACGGCGACGCCCAGGACACCTCGGGCATGGCGAAGCACGGCACCGCGAAGAACGGTGCCCAGTGGGTCGCCGGGCAGACCAGCTACCCGGACCAGACCGATCTCGCGGTGAACCTGGACGGCGTCGACGACCACGTCAGTGCTCCCGCGCCGATCGACAGCAGCATGAGCTTCTCCGTCGCCGCGTGGGTCAAGCTGACCACCAAGACCCCAGGCTGGGGTGCTGTGGTGAGCCAGAGCGGGCAGAACGTGTCCGCGTTCAACATCGGCTACACCGGCACCGCCGATGACCGATGGGCCTTCGCGATGCACGGCCCCGACAACACCGCACCTACCGCGGTTGCTCGAGCGCGCTCGGCGCAGCCGGTGCAGACCGGTGTCTGGACACATCTCGCCGCGAACTACGACAGCAACACCGGCGAGATGCAGCTGTATGTGAACGGCACCCTGTCGGGGACCGCGTCGTTCACCGCGAGGTGGAACGCGACCACCGAGTTCGACATCGGCCGCGGGAAGTGGGCAGGCAACTGGCTGGACCACTTCGGGGGCACGGTCGACGACGTCAAGGTCTACAGCCGCACCCTGTTCACCGACGAGATCCGCACCATGTCCGGCCAGGACCTCACCTTGGTGCACAACTGGCAGCTCGACGAATCCAGCGGAACCAAAGTCGCCGACTCCACCGGTGCCCGCACCGGAACGCTCGAACCTGGGACACAGTTCGCGCCCGGCCGGGTCGGGAACGCGGTCCAGTTCGACGGCAAGACCGGCGCCATCGGAACCACCGGCGTCGACCTGCGAACCGATGAGAGCTTCAGCGCGTCGGCGTGGGTCTACATGGACCGCAAGTCCGACATCGTCTCCAAGCTCACGGCTTTGAGCATCGATGGCGAGCGGACCAGCAAGTTCCGGCTCGGGCATGTCGCCGATGAGATGAACGCGACTTGCTTCGACGAAGTCTTCGACAATCCCAACGCCTGCGGCAGGTGGGTGTTCGAAATGGCGGAGACCGACACGGACACCACGATCGCGAGAGCTGCGGTGTCGGCGTTCCCCGCGGAGATCAATTCCTGGGTGCATCTGGCCGGCACCTATGACCGCCAAACCAAGAAGATCTGGCTGTATGTCAACGGAAAGCGCGTGGGCGACGGCACTCTGAACGGACGTTGGCAGGCCTCCGGAGCCGCCCAGATCGGCCGTGGCCTGACCGCGGACAAGCCGAGCCAGTTCTGGACCGGCAAGGTCGACGATGCCCGCCTCTACACGACTGCTCTGGACAAAGAGCGGGTGTCGAGCCTGTACAAGTCGTATCCCGCTGCTGACGGTGGTACCGCCACGTTGCCGGTCGCGGACGCGGGGCACTGGCGGTTCGACGAGAACGCCGGCCAGGTGGCCATGGACGCGAGCGGTCGTGGATCGACCGTGGCGTTGAAGAACGGCGCCGGGTGGGGCGGTGGGCTGAACACGCCGGGGTTGCGTCTGGACGGGGCCACCGGCTACGCGCAGACCACTGGGCCGGTGCTGGATACGGCGAAGAGCTTCTCGGCCGCGGCCTGGGTTCAGCTGACGAAGACCGACGGCGGCTTCTACTCGGTGTTCGGGCAGGACGGTGCTCGGGTCAGCGCGTTCCAGGTCCAATACGACGGGGGCGCGAAGAAGTGGCGTGTCGTCGTCCCCAGCGAGGACAAGGACAACCCCCGAGTGTCGCGCTGTGGGCCGGCCAGGCTCCGCAGGCGTATCAGTGGACGCACCTGGCCGTGGTGTATGACGCTCAGTTCCGGCAGCTGA
- a CDS encoding site-specific integrase, translated as MRSVRDHRLYPLFHLVALLGLHRGEVARLMWSDIDLDAGYLTVSHQARQVGSEVILGKPKSEASNRVIALDHNTVTVLRRHRAQARTPLRSQPVGYLFPNGWGEPVRPDSITHLFRTLNDQAGLPPIRLHDLRHGAASLSLAAGNDLKTVQDLLGHASIVLTADTYTSVLPTLARQSAEATARLVLDAARTTAARLRPKRRPHRTTGRRPITAGRRAAAHAA; from the coding sequence CTGCGCAGCGTTCGCGACCACCGGCTCTACCCGCTCTTCCACCTCGTCGCGCTGCTCGGCCTCCACCGCGGCGAAGTCGCAAGGCTGATGTGGAGCGACATCGACCTGGACGCCGGCTACCTCACCGTGTCCCACCAAGCCCGCCAAGTCGGGTCCGAAGTCATCCTCGGCAAACCCAAGAGCGAAGCCAGCAACCGAGTCATCGCGCTCGACCACAACACCGTCACCGTCCTGCGCCGCCACCGCGCCCAGGCCCGCACACCTCTCCGCAGTCAACCCGTCGGCTACCTCTTCCCCAACGGATGGGGCGAACCGGTCCGCCCCGACTCCATCACCCACCTCTTCCGCACCCTCAATGACCAAGCCGGACTACCACCCATCCGGCTCCACGACCTCCGGCACGGCGCGGCGAGCCTGTCCCTCGCCGCCGGAAACGACCTCAAAACCGTCCAAGACCTCCTCGGCCACGCCAGCATCGTGCTCACTGCCGACACCTACACCAGCGTCCTACCCACCCTCGCCCGCCAATCCGCCGAAGCCACCGCACGCCTCGTCCTCGACGCCGCCCGCACCACCGCCGCCCGCCTCCGCCCCAAACGACGACCCCACCGGACCACGGGACGCCGTCCAATCACCGCCGGCAGACGAGCCGCCGCCCACGCCGCATAG
- a CDS encoding DinB family protein produces MDTIPDENYAASWEGDRPEPPRVASEREILTSTLDWHRRTFELKCQGLTPEQMAMRPIEPSGLSLHGLLRHLTGVERWWFRLQFAGEDVPLLYYSDEWPEQDFEDTGGDVEVAWAAWRAECARSREIVAAASLDDTGKSRRDGEPFSLRWLLTHHIAEYARHAGHADLLRERIDGRTGH; encoded by the coding sequence ATGGACACGATCCCCGACGAGAACTACGCGGCGAGCTGGGAGGGCGACCGTCCGGAGCCTCCGCGTGTGGCGAGCGAGCGCGAGATCCTGACATCGACGCTCGATTGGCATCGCCGCACCTTCGAGCTGAAGTGCCAGGGGCTGACGCCGGAGCAGATGGCCATGCGGCCGATCGAGCCTTCGGGTTTGTCGCTGCACGGGCTGCTCAGGCACCTCACGGGCGTCGAGCGCTGGTGGTTCCGCCTGCAGTTCGCGGGCGAGGACGTCCCGTTGCTCTATTACTCCGACGAGTGGCCCGAGCAGGATTTCGAAGACACCGGTGGTGACGTCGAGGTCGCGTGGGCGGCTTGGCGTGCGGAGTGCGCGCGGTCGCGGGAGATCGTGGCGGCCGCGTCGCTCGACGACACGGGCAAGTCTCGCCGCGACGGGGAGCCGTTCTCGTTGCGCTGGTTGCTGACGCATCACATCGCCGAGTACGCGCGCCACGCCGGGCATGCCGACCTGCTGCGCGAGCGCATCGACGGGAGGACAGGCCACTGA
- the pcaB gene encoding 3-carboxy-cis,cis-muconate cycloisomerase, which translates to MNADPDSGLLSPVRAGTPAEAATGDLAWLRALLDTEAALARAQASTGLIPQAAAAAITEAAASVEIDVVALARGARETANPVVGLIKELTEAAGTEYVHRGSTSQDIFDTAMMLVAARTRALIAADLESTAAALADLARAHRDTVMAGRTLTAHAVPTTFGLKAAGWRQLTLEALDRLNRVVLPVSLGGAAGTRAAYAEYARLADLPEGYPQRLQTAFAEETGLAETTLPWHTLRTPTADLAAALSFTAAALGKIAVDVQFLTRTEVGEVAEPAGEGRGGSSAMPHKRNPVLATLIRSAALQVPVLATGVTQAMVSEDERSAGAWHAEWQLLRECLRLTGGAAHTAAELARGLVVEGERMRENLGLTHGQIVSERLSTVLAPLLGKTRAKEVLGHASKLALEENKSLGEVLSGLPEITGVLPADSLADLLDPARYTGSAGVLVDAALEAREENPKTP; encoded by the coding sequence ATGAACGCCGATCCCGATTCCGGCCTCCTGTCCCCGGTCCGCGCCGGCACGCCCGCCGAGGCGGCGACGGGTGATCTCGCCTGGTTGCGTGCCCTGTTGGACACGGAGGCGGCGCTCGCCAGGGCGCAGGCCAGTACCGGGCTGATCCCGCAGGCCGCCGCGGCGGCGATCACCGAGGCGGCCGCCTCCGTGGAGATCGACGTGGTCGCGTTGGCGAGGGGGGCTCGCGAGACGGCGAACCCGGTCGTGGGGCTGATCAAGGAGCTGACCGAGGCCGCCGGGACGGAGTACGTCCATCGCGGCTCCACCAGCCAGGACATCTTCGACACCGCGATGATGCTGGTCGCCGCGCGGACACGGGCGCTCATCGCCGCGGATCTCGAGTCGACGGCGGCGGCGCTGGCGGATCTCGCCCGCGCGCATCGCGACACGGTCATGGCCGGGCGCACCCTCACCGCTCACGCGGTGCCGACCACGTTCGGGCTCAAGGCGGCGGGCTGGCGTCAGCTCACGCTCGAAGCGCTCGACAGGCTGAACCGGGTCGTTCTGCCGGTCTCGCTCGGGGGCGCCGCGGGCACGAGGGCCGCGTACGCCGAGTACGCGCGCCTCGCCGACCTGCCCGAGGGCTATCCGCAACGCCTCCAAACAGCCTTCGCCGAGGAGACCGGGCTCGCCGAGACCACGCTCCCCTGGCACACCCTCCGCACACCGACGGCCGACCTCGCGGCAGCGCTCTCCTTCACCGCCGCCGCGCTCGGGAAGATCGCGGTCGACGTCCAGTTCCTGACCCGGACCGAGGTCGGGGAGGTCGCCGAGCCGGCGGGTGAGGGCCGTGGCGGGTCCTCGGCGATGCCGCACAAACGCAATCCGGTGCTCGCGACGCTGATCCGGTCGGCGGCGCTCCAGGTGCCGGTGCTGGCCACCGGCGTCACCCAGGCCATGGTCTCCGAGGACGAACGGTCCGCGGGCGCGTGGCACGCCGAGTGGCAGTTGCTGCGCGAGTGCCTGCGCCTGACCGGCGGCGCCGCGCACACGGCGGCCGAGCTCGCCCGGGGGCTGGTCGTCGAAGGCGAGCGCATGCGCGAGAACCTCGGCCTCACGCACGGCCAGATCGTCTCCGAGCGGCTTTCGACCGTGCTCGCCCCGCTGCTCGGCAAGACGCGGGCCAAGGAGGTTCTCGGGCACGCGTCCAAGCTCGCCCTCGAAGAGAACAAGAGCCTCGGCGAGGTTCTTTCCGGCCTGCCGGAGATAACCGGAGTGCTCCCCGCCGATTCCCTGGCCGACCTGCTGGATCCGGCACGCTACACCGGCTCGGCCGGGGTGCTCGTCGACGCCGCGCTGGAGGCCCGCGAAGAAAATCCGAAAACTCCTTGA
- a CDS encoding DUF4383 domain-containing protein: MARAQRARIRTAGLQPAQVLAGLASLAFLVFGIVGFTRTGFADFAGRSDATVLGFSVNPLYNLGFVVLGAIGLLLTFGSGRSRVFGFLTFAAFGALFVWGLMIAGTVSTNPVSQAGNPFNLNGPDNWLHLGLAALGLVIAFLPARHKVLLPEDDEETVVSDRRADSATVARPKHEKGPTVARDERPPGLAH, translated from the coding sequence ATGGCACGTGCACAACGCGCTCGAATCCGGACGGCGGGACTGCAGCCCGCCCAGGTCCTCGCCGGGCTGGCGAGCCTGGCCTTCCTGGTGTTCGGGATCGTGGGCTTCACCAGGACCGGGTTCGCCGATTTCGCCGGCCGCAGCGACGCCACCGTGCTCGGATTCTCGGTGAACCCCCTCTACAACCTCGGCTTCGTCGTGCTGGGCGCGATCGGTCTGCTGCTGACCTTCGGGTCGGGCCGGTCCCGGGTCTTCGGGTTCCTGACGTTCGCCGCCTTCGGGGCGCTGTTCGTCTGGGGTCTCATGATCGCGGGGACCGTTTCGACGAACCCGGTCTCACAGGCCGGGAACCCGTTCAACCTCAACGGGCCGGACAACTGGCTGCACCTCGGCCTCGCCGCGCTCGGGCTGGTGATCGCGTTCCTGCCCGCGCGGCACAAGGTGCTGCTGCCGGAGGACGACGAGGAGACCGTGGTGTCGGACCGGCGGGCCGACAGCGCCACGGTCGCCCGGCCGAAGCATGAAAAAGGCCCGACCGTCGCTCGGGATGAGCGACCGCCGGGCCTCGCCCACTAG
- a CDS encoding oxygenase MpaB family protein — protein sequence MSTEARLPAVTPLGPDSVAWRVVGDRRLLLGAGTALLLQVAHPVVGAGVHDHSNYTEDPWGRLDRTIDSLLSQVFGGQAAIAEAERLREMHKAIKGVDQHGERYHALNPEAYWWVHGSTFWTTVRMHEVFVHPLSGAEKRRFYAEWRRLGLLLGLREHHMPEDLEGFEAYFDDVVANRLEDNRTVRELLHSITMRDTPPPPWWFLPEALWRPVRPAGGNVLTLCAIGLLPQALRDRLSLKWTDADERRLRRLGAVTRAAGKRVPDRIRLYPKAYRAKLLDDIH from the coding sequence ATGAGCACCGAAGCCCGCCTGCCCGCCGTGACCCCGCTCGGCCCGGATTCCGTGGCCTGGCGAGTGGTCGGCGACCGGAGACTGCTGCTCGGCGCGGGGACGGCGTTGCTGCTGCAGGTCGCGCATCCCGTCGTCGGCGCGGGCGTCCACGACCATTCGAACTACACCGAAGATCCGTGGGGCCGCCTCGACCGGACCATCGATTCCTTGCTGAGCCAGGTTTTCGGCGGCCAGGCGGCGATCGCGGAGGCCGAGCGGCTCCGCGAGATGCACAAGGCGATCAAGGGCGTCGACCAGCACGGCGAGCGCTATCACGCGTTGAACCCCGAGGCTTACTGGTGGGTGCACGGCTCGACGTTCTGGACGACCGTCCGCATGCACGAGGTCTTCGTCCATCCGTTGTCCGGCGCGGAAAAGCGCCGGTTCTACGCGGAATGGCGACGCCTCGGCCTGCTGCTCGGCCTCCGCGAGCACCACATGCCGGAGGACCTCGAAGGATTCGAGGCCTATTTCGACGACGTCGTCGCGAACCGGCTCGAAGACAACCGAACGGTCCGGGAACTGCTCCACTCGATCACCATGCGCGACACGCCACCGCCGCCGTGGTGGTTCTTGCCGGAGGCCCTGTGGCGCCCCGTCCGTCCCGCGGGCGGGAACGTGCTGACCCTGTGCGCGATCGGCTTGCTTCCGCAGGCTCTCCGCGACCGCTTGAGTCTCAAGTGGACGGACGCCGACGAACGCCGCCTCCGGCGCCTCGGAGCGGTCACACGGGCGGCCGGGAAACGGGTTCCCGACCGGATCCGCTTGTACCCCAAGGCTTATCGAGCCAAGTTACTCGACGACATCCACTAG
- a CDS encoding alpha/beta hydrolase — MTANPHNLALEPAAQAFVEATATPPFLFQLPPEEGRKAVDEVQGGDVELPAADVETTHVDGVEVRIVRPQGVAGPLPVIVYIHGAGWVFGNFHTHERLVRELAVGAGAAVVFPEYDRSPEARYPVAIEQNYAVAKWVAEHGAENGLDATKIAIAGDSVGGNMTAALTLLAKQRGDVTFRQQVLFYPVTDASFETESYRRFAEGYFLALDGMKWFWDQYTTDPAQRAEITASPLRASLDELAGLPPALVITAEADVLRDEGEAYAAKLRQAGVPVTAVRYQGIVHDFVMLNTLRETHAAEAAISQAIGVLRTALTD, encoded by the coding sequence ATGACCGCCAACCCGCACAACCTGGCCCTCGAACCGGCCGCGCAGGCCTTCGTCGAGGCCACCGCCACGCCGCCGTTCCTCTTCCAGCTGCCGCCGGAGGAAGGACGCAAGGCCGTCGACGAGGTCCAGGGCGGCGACGTCGAGTTGCCCGCCGCGGACGTCGAAACCACGCACGTGGACGGCGTCGAGGTCCGCATCGTGCGGCCCCAGGGCGTGGCCGGGCCGCTGCCCGTGATCGTCTACATCCACGGCGCCGGCTGGGTCTTCGGGAACTTCCACACCCACGAGCGCCTGGTCCGCGAGCTCGCGGTCGGCGCGGGCGCCGCCGTCGTCTTCCCCGAGTACGACCGCTCACCGGAGGCGCGGTACCCGGTCGCCATCGAGCAGAACTACGCGGTGGCGAAGTGGGTCGCCGAGCACGGCGCCGAAAACGGGCTCGACGCCACGAAGATCGCGATCGCCGGAGACTCCGTCGGCGGGAACATGACCGCCGCGCTCACCTTGCTCGCCAAACAGCGCGGCGACGTCACCTTCCGGCAGCAGGTGCTCTTCTACCCGGTCACCGACGCGAGCTTCGAAACCGAGTCCTACCGGCGGTTCGCCGAGGGCTACTTCCTCGCCCTCGACGGCATGAAGTGGTTCTGGGACCAGTACACGACCGATCCGGCGCAGCGCGCGGAGATCACCGCGTCGCCGCTGCGGGCGAGCCTCGACGAGCTGGCCGGTCTCCCGCCCGCGCTGGTGATCACCGCGGAAGCCGACGTGCTGCGCGACGAAGGTGAGGCGTACGCCGCGAAGCTGCGTCAGGCCGGAGTGCCGGTGACGGCCGTGCGATACCAGGGCATCGTCCACGACTTCGTCATGCTCAACACGTTGCGCGAAACGCACGCCGCGGAAGCCGCCATCTCGCAGGCGATCGGGGTGCTGCGCACCGCTCTGACGGACTGA
- a CDS encoding MarR family winged helix-turn-helix transcriptional regulator — translation MPTDNTGSLCLDDQLCFGLYAASRAVTALYRVVLDDLGLTYPQYLVMLALWEEDERLVKELGTVLNLDSGTLSPLLKRLEKSGLVQRVRQADDERSVRISLTGDGAGLRERASGIPKIIGDAMGLDAAGLARTRAELDRLTESVNAYREAYVPAG, via the coding sequence ATGCCCACGGACAACACCGGGTCGCTGTGCCTGGACGATCAACTGTGCTTCGGGCTCTACGCGGCATCGCGGGCCGTGACCGCGCTTTATCGCGTGGTGCTCGACGATCTGGGCCTGACCTATCCGCAGTATCTGGTGATGCTCGCGCTCTGGGAGGAGGACGAGCGGCTGGTCAAGGAGCTCGGCACCGTGCTGAACCTCGACTCCGGCACGCTGTCGCCGCTGCTCAAGCGGCTGGAGAAGTCCGGACTGGTCCAGCGCGTCCGGCAGGCCGACGACGAGCGGTCCGTGCGCATCAGCCTGACCGGGGACGGCGCCGGGCTCAGGGAGCGCGCGAGCGGGATCCCGAAGATCATCGGCGACGCGATGGGGCTCGACGCGGCCGGTCTCGCCCGCACCCGCGCGGAGCTCGATCGCTTGACCGAATCCGTCAACGCCTACCGCGAGGCCTACGTCCCGGCCGGTTAG